CGTTGTGCTCGTCATGTTGAGCGCTGCACTCACTGTAATTTCCGTGGTCACCGGCTTGAGAATTGCCGCAAGCGTCAAGCTCAAACTGCGAATGTTGCAGAAGGTGCAAAAAGGCTACGAGAAGACATTACAGCTTAACACTGACCGTAGAGGCAACACTATAGTACACTTCTCTTtcaatatgtacatataattaatACGAATATATGGAATTATTACGTAATTAACACCACTTCATTGTTATCAAtagaaaaaacattttgaatcaATTTGTTCTTTAAATTCTGTTTTAGTAGAAAATTAACGCAAAAACGGTTATTTTTTGGTCTTTTAAACTGCTGATGGCGAATTtcgaaaaaataccaaaatagcACTTAAGTACTTATTAGTCTTTTTATacgaaaaattatatattactttGATTAGGTCTTTAATGTAACGTGTTGggtatttgtaaattttattattttagcgaaattattgttgtttgtttcaataaaaacagcaaTAACCACGATATTTTCTCACCTCTACCACCTTGTATTCGTAAATATGTGCATTAAGTGCTGCCCATCGAACTAAATACCACaagcatacaaaaatatggcATTTTAGTGCTGCCAGACGTTCGCCTTGTTTTTACTCGTTTGGTCAGGGCTGCTCCATTGGTATTGGTATCGTCTGGGACTGCGCAGTGCGCAGGGTTGCTGTGCAGCGAAAGTATCGGTATCGGACGGTCGTATTTTTGttatgctgttgttgttgtttagcaAAAATGGATCAACAACTGCACCGTCTGACGGATCGTCAATACTCGGAAATGGAGGGCTTGCTACAGGTAAGCAGAATATTATTTGCATAGTTTGCACACTCAATTCATCTCTTTCGATTACTATAACGCCCATATTTTTGTGTCCCGTTTCTGCCCGTCTGCCCATTCACGCGAACGCACCCACTCTCaaaacaccaacacacacacacaaactcataCACGACTGCGACGTACACGAacacgaaaaataaaaacacacgcacgcacacacacatataaaaatatatacacacaggCAATGGATATGCCGAGCTCAGACCACGAAGAAATCGAGTCGGAATCGTGCCGACTTAGCCGGTACAATGCTGTCAACCTGTACGAGGGACGTCAGCGTTGCTACACAATGCCGCACGTACCCCCTGCGCCGCCCTCCACACCAACGCTGCTAACGTCCAACGGCAATGGTGGCAGCAGCGGAGGAGGCAGTGGCAtcttcagcagcaacagcaacggcaactgcagcaccattggcattggcattggcaatggcaattgcAGCAATGGCAGCTCCAGCTCACCACCCACCGCCAATTTGGTGGCCGATAATCAAATCAATCACATCTTTTATGTGAAAAATGGCAAGAATCCGAGTCGACGCGAATCCCGTTGCGCCGACACGGAACTCTCCAAGCTCTTCAATGTGGTCTCCATCACGAATCGTTTGACCGCCATCAAGAATCAGAATCGTTCGCACaaacatcagcatcatcatcagcagccgcagcatcatcaccatcaccatcatcagcagcagcagcaacagcagcagcatccgcAACTGCAACTGAGCGAGCGTGGCATCATCAATGCATCACGAAACATTTCCAAGTTGCATGGAGCGACGAAAATCTTTAAGATTCATCGCGATCCCAAGATGAAGATCCATCGGTTCCTGCGCGAAACAGACGAAGATTCGGTGTCGGCACCCGAGtacgatgaggaggaggaggacaCACGTTTTCGTTTCTTTCGGCGAACACGACGCTCCTACAGTCGCATGGGCAGGAAGATTGCACGCTTCGAGCATCACGAGCGAATGGAGACGATTGTTGATAGCTTCGATGCGGCCATGAGTTTCAACGATGCAGATACCTGAGCGGATgcagcggcggtggcggcgacggcggcaacaacatcatccacaacagcagctgtaTCCGCATCCTCAGTCGCCACCGCAGTTGCAGCCGCgcattgcaacagcaacagcagcaacaacaacaacaacagtaacaccACAGGCACGGGCTGAGTGCAAACCAATGTGATGAATGTGAAtttcaactaaattatttttattactactACTATTATTACGATTATGATTACCGATTATCGATTACCGAACTGTTCTCTCCATAAATTTAGTTCTTTTTGCGCCCAATTGTCGTCGCGTCTTTGCTGTTGTCTTGGTTCTTGAATAGAATGGACTTGGACATAGTTGGATATGGGAGAAATCCATCACATCCAATTCATTCATCCAACCAAGCAAGAAACAAAGAGCTGCGCAGGGCGAGCATTTAGTTTTTAGATTAGTTCTTACAAAAGCCTCTGTGTGTGGTCGCTTCACTTTGCGCCTCCATTCAACAGTTGTaaccaacaaccaaccaacaacaaccatcaACAATAAGCACAATGTCAagtattttgttggttgtttggTAGATCTGCAACTGTAGAAGGGTGCAGTGgagccaaaacaacaaacgattccaataaaatgcacaaaataatGTGTAGTATTTGTGAAGACAGacgaaaaataaacaaaacaaaaacgatgtaattttcttcttatcgTGACGCTGTTAACATATCCCAAATGGATCTATATAAGAAATTGTTCATATGTTCAGCGAGTTACGATCTAATATTGTTGTGATCCCAGactactaaaaaaaaaaaacaaaaacaaacatatacaACATAACATGCAACATATAACATGATGAACCGtctaaaaattcaatttgtacaaaaacacacaagtTTATTCAATCAGACTGtttatttaactaaaaaaaagcGACTATATAATAGTGCAAACCTGTGCAAATCTATGATCTATGGAAAAGtcacaattaaacaatttcgtGTAGACAACAATCTTCGagaagaatattatattttatgacaATTTGGTCGCAAACTCGGTGTATTTTCTAAATGGGAGCTATTCACATTCATTGTTATAAAGATTTAGAAGCAAAACCTTAAAGACCTCAGCAAAGTGACGTCATCCAATTATCCAAAAACGATTACTAATATGAGTTTGCTAGCGATAACAGAAGAAACAACATAGTTAGTCATATCATCATTTCTATGTAAAGAATGAGTTTTATTTCAAGATGTGAGCAATATATGTACGAATTTCAAGAGATCGTTTATATGACTGCTGACTGATAAAGTATTCCTTCCTATTCTGGTAATgggaaatatatttatggtattcTAACAGGTTGAATGATGGAAATTTACGGTAAGCTtgaatttttagttttctgctttaattcaattaataattagaaactacaaataaaataatttaaataatccaATTGGCATCCACAGCTctcaaatacaatatatacaaaaaggTACTCCAGTTggaaaattaatatgaatttgacggaaaaaaacgaaaattgttaGTCTTGTGTAAAGTCTGTTTATTCAGGCGATGCCAATACACAAATATGCATAATACAATTGGAAGTGCTAAACTCTATAATAGTATAACTATATCTAGTTCCGAGAACCTTTTTAAGCTTTGaaagccaacaaaataaacgataacattattattaatagttAATAATTCGAATTACCGATTCGATTAATGTCAATTGGTTCACTATGCTAATTAGATGCGCTCCTTGAAGAAGTTGTCCATCAGATTCTCCTCGAGTTGCGCTGGATCTGTAAC
This is a stretch of genomic DNA from Drosophila albomicans strain 15112-1751.03 chromosome 3, ASM965048v2, whole genome shotgun sequence. It encodes these proteins:
- the LOC117568226 gene encoding uncharacterized protein LOC117568226: MDQQLHRLTDRQYSEMEGLLQAMDMPSSDHEEIESESCRLSRYNAVNLYEGRQRCYTMPHVPPAPPSTPTLLTSNGNGGSSGGGSGIFSSNSNGNCSTIGIGIGNGNCSNGSSSSPPTANLVADNQINHIFYVKNGKNPSRRESRCADTELSKLFNVVSITNRLTAIKNQNRSHKHQHHHQQPQHHHHHHHQQQQQQQQHPQLQLSERGIINASRNISKLHGATKIFKIHRDPKMKIHRFLRETDEDSVSAPEYDEEEEDTRFRFFRRTRRSYSRMGRKIARFEHHERMETIVDSFDAAMSFNDADT